A section of the Pristiophorus japonicus isolate sPriJap1 chromosome 4, sPriJap1.hap1, whole genome shotgun sequence genome encodes:
- the LOC139263000 gene encoding putative nuclease HARBI1, translating to MTTQAIHDRAMGFSRIAGFPKEQGCIDCTHIALQAPLEDSEMFRNRKGFHSINVQLMCDNMHRIMSDDARYPGSTHDAFILCDSVISAMFQQQPERQSWLLGVKGYRLATWLMMPLRVARTEADHEYMSHIATCSIIERTIGILKQHFRCWTILEATCNTPLRLPVSCLLHAA from the coding sequence atgaccacccaagcaatccatgacagggctatggggttctcaaggattgctggcttcccaaaggaacagggctgcattgattgtacccacatcgccttgcaagcacctttggaggattccgagatgttcaggaatagaaaaggcttccactccattaatgtacagctcatgtgtgacaacatgcatcgcatcatgtcagacgatgctagataccctggcagcacccatgatgcgttcatcctatgcgacagcgttatatctgccatgtttcagcagcagccagaaaggcagagctggctacttgGAGTCAAAGGGTaccgcctcgccacctggctcatgatgcccctacgcgtagcccggacggaagctgaccatgaatacatgtcgcacattgcgacgtgcagcatcatagagaggaccattggcatcttgaaacagcatttccgatgctggaccattctggaggctacttgcaatactcccctgagactgccggtcagttgtctgctgcatgctgcataa